GTGAACCGCGACTCGTCACCCTGAACTCGATTCAGGGCCCATCACTCTCCCGGATGCCGGCCACTCATCACTCATCACCCATCACCCATCACTAATCACTCACCGGCCGCCGATCACTTCCCCAACCGCGTCCGCCGCCGCGATGACGTCTTCCCGCGTCACGCCGAGGTGAGTCACCGCGCGGACCCGCCCGCCCTTGTACGCGCCCATCCTGACGCCGCGCGCCTTCAACCGCTCGACGAACTCCGGGGCCGCCGCGCCGCGTATGCCGAAGAAGACGATGTTCGTCTCCACGTCGCTCGGATCGAGGATCACGCCCTCGATGCCCGCCAGGCGCTCCGCGAGGAGCTTCGCGTTCGCGTGGTCCTCCGCGAGCCGCTCGACGTTGTGCCGCAGACCGTAGAGCGCCCCCGCCGCGATGATCCCCGCCTGGCGCATCGCCCCGCCGAACGACTGCTGGTACCGGCGCGCGTCCTTCATGAAACCCTTCTCGCCAGCCAGGACCGCCCCTACCGGCGCCCCGAGCCCCTTCGTGAAGCAGACCGTCACCGAATCGGCCGCCGAGGCGTACTGCCTCGCGGGGATGCCGGCCGCGACCACCGCGTTCATCAGCCGCGAACCGTCCATGTGCACCGCAAGGCCGTTGCCCCGCGCCGCTTCCGACACGGCCTCGA
This DNA window, taken from Armatimonadota bacterium, encodes the following:
- a CDS encoding aminotransferase class I/II-fold pyridoxal phosphate-dependent enzyme; its protein translation is MIDLVSDTVTEPSPEMRKAIAEAPVGDSQRAEDPTVNELQAECSQLLGKEAALFVVSATMANQIAYKVHTRPGDEIIMDRWSHPIHYEGAGPAVLSSVMIHPLDGDRGVFGAEDVLGAIRPDDPHAPRTRLVSVEHTHNLGGGKVWPLETLEAVSEAARGNGLAVHMDGSRLMNAVVAAGIPARQYASAADSVTVCFTKGLGAPVGAVLAGEKGFMKDARRYQQSFGGAMRQAGIIAAGALYGLRHNVERLAEDHANAKLLAERLAGIEGVILDPSDVETNIVFFGIRGAAAPEFVERLKARGVRMGAYKGGRVRAVTHLGVTREDVIAAADAVGEVIGGR